A region of Maridesulfovibrio sp. DNA encodes the following proteins:
- the fliP gene encoding flagellar type III secretion system pore protein FliP (The bacterial flagellar biogenesis protein FliP forms a type III secretion system (T3SS)-type pore required for flagellar assembly.), translated as MQRLIPTLPDTLIKKIPALLTLSAILLLVIPAAAFAQETIPTLSLNLAAGQEEPEQVAKLLEILFLLTILGMAPSILLTMTSFTRIIIVFHFLRQAMGTQQMPPNQILASLAIFMTVVIMMPTGKAINDTALQPYLNEEIGFTEAIDRAQVPIRTFLFKHTREKDLSIFYAITGENRPESKENVNTMLLIAAYTISELKTGFTIGFLIYVPFLILDMVIASILLAMGMMMLPPAMVSLPFKILLFIMVDGWSLLTGSIVNTFQ; from the coding sequence CCTTCTGCTGGTCATTCCGGCAGCGGCCTTTGCACAGGAGACGATTCCGACCCTTAGCCTCAACCTTGCCGCAGGTCAGGAAGAGCCGGAACAGGTAGCCAAGCTGCTGGAAATTCTTTTCCTGTTGACCATCCTGGGCATGGCGCCGTCCATTCTGCTGACCATGACCTCCTTTACGCGGATTATCATTGTTTTTCATTTCCTGCGTCAGGCCATGGGTACGCAGCAAATGCCACCCAACCAGATTCTGGCTTCACTTGCTATTTTCATGACTGTGGTCATCATGATGCCTACCGGCAAAGCTATCAACGATACAGCCCTGCAGCCCTATCTTAACGAAGAAATAGGTTTTACAGAGGCTATCGACCGGGCGCAGGTTCCTATCAGGACTTTTTTATTCAAGCACACCCGCGAGAAAGATCTTTCTATTTTTTATGCCATAACCGGGGAGAATCGGCCTGAATCCAAAGAGAATGTGAATACTATGCTCCTCATTGCCGCATATACGATCAGTGAACTTAAGACCGGTTTTACCATCGGCTTTCTGATCTATGTGCCGTTTTTGATTCTTGACATGGTTATAGCCAGTATTCTGCTGGCCATGGGTATGATGATGCTGCCTCCGGCAATGGTTTCGTTGCCCTTCAAGATTTTACTGTTCATCATGGTTGATGGCTGGTCGCTATTAACGGGCTCTATCGTCAACACGTTTCAGTGA